In the Haloarcula salinisoli genome, GGTCGTCGACGCGGTCGACGCGGTCGTCGAGCGCCCCAATCAGCTCCGCGTCGCGCTCGATACCGACGGAGTTGCGGCCGGCGACCATCGCCGCCAGCGTCGTCGTCCCCGTCCCGAGGAACGGGTCCAGGACGGTGTCGCCCCGGACCGAGAACATCGAGACGAGGCGGTGGGGAATCTCGAGCGGGTAGGCGCCCGAGCGGTCCCGCAGGCCGTCGTCGATGTTCTGGGTCTCGCCGGGGAGGTCCCAGAGGTCCGAGAACCACTCGTTGCGCTCCTCCCAGAAGTACGCGCTCTCGTAGCGGCGGTCGGCGCCGGGTTCGAGCGTGCGGCGCTTTCCGTTCCGAAAGACGAGGATATGTTCGTGTTCCAGCGTGGGATAGGCGTTGGGGGGGACCATCCCCGAGCCCATGAACTTCGCGCCGCTGTTGGTGGGTTTCCGCCAGAGGATATCGGGCAGCGCGCGCAGGCCGTGGTCGGTCACCCGATTCGTTATCTCGGTGTGGTTGGGGTACTGTCGGAAGCCGTCAGCGAGCGAGCGGGTCGCGTCCCCGACGTTGATACAGGCGATACCGCCGGGTGCGAGCACGCGAGCCAGTTCGGCCCACACCGTATCGAGGACGTCGTGCATCAGCGAGAAAGCGCGGTCGCCGTCGCCGGCACCGAGCGCGTCGGCGATTGCCGGGTCGAGCGCCCCGAAGATGTCGTCCCACATCTCTATCATCGGATAGGGCGGGGAGGTGACCACGAGTTCGACGCTGTCGTCGGCGAGAGGTAGGTCGCGGGCGTCGCCGGTGATGGCCCGGTGGCGCGTCTCCATACGGGTCGATGCAGGGCCGCTGCCTTGTGGCTACCGTTCGTCGATCAGCGTCTGAATCTCGTTTATCTTCGCGGTCTGCTGTTCGTTGGCCGCGGCGATCTCTTCGATTTCGTTCGCGACTTCCTCCGCGTTCTCGGCGGTCATGTCGACCATGCTCGCGACTTCCTCGGTGGAGGCGGCCTGCTCGTCGGTGGCGGAGGCGACCTCCTCGGCGCCGCGTGCGGCCTCCTTGACCGACTCGTCGATGTCACGCAGGATTTCGACCGTCTCCGAGACCTGGTCGATACCGGACTCGACCTGGTCGTTTGCCTCGTCGATGCTCTCGACGGTGTCCTCGGTGTCGGCCTTGATGTTCGAGACGAGCTGTTCGATTTCGGTGGCGTTCTGCTGGGACTCCTCGGCCAGCGATTTGACTTCGTCGGCGACGACGGCGAAGCCCTCGCCGGCCTCACCGGCCCGCGCGGCCTCGATGGAGGCGTTCAGCGCCAGCATGTTCGTCTGGTCGGCGATGTCGTTGATGACCTCGACGATCTCGTCGATTTCGTCGATGCGCCCGCGGAGCTGTTTCACGTCTTCCGAGACCATCTCGTTGGCCTCGTCGACGGCCTCCATGGCGTCGATGGCGTCGTCGGCCACGTCCCGGCCCCGGTCGGCCAGCTCCCGGGCGCGTTCGCTGACCTGCTGGACCTGGTTCGCACTGGAGGCGACTTCCTCGACGGTCGCCGAGAGGTTCGATACCTCGCCTGCGACCTCACGCATATTGTCCGATTGCTGGTTCGCGAGGTCGCTGATCTCCTGTGAGCTCCGCGAGACGTTCTCGGAGGTGCGCAGTAACTCGTCGATAGCACTCCCGAGTTCCTTGTCGGTGTCATCCGACTCGGCCATATCCTGGCCGCTACTGCCGAAATCCGTAGCCATGTAGCTAAAGCAACTGGCCACTGAATTAAACGTACCTCCGCGGTTATCAGCCCTGATTCTCCCCGACCGAAAACGTGACTGCGAACTTACGCGACGGGGAGGTCCTGCTCGGCTTCGAGCAGCTCGTGGTAGCGGTTGCGGATGGTGACCTCGGAGATGTCCGCGACCTCGCTGACGGCGGCCTGCGTGGTCTTCTCGTTGGTCAGGAGGGCGGCGGCGTAGACGGCGGCCGCTGCCAGTCCGACCGGTGACTTCCCGGAGTGGACGCCCTGTTCCTTGGCGTTCTGGAGGAGCTGTCGGGCGCGGTGTTCGGCCTCGTCGGAGAGTTCGAGCGACGACGCAAAGCGGGGGACGTAGCTCTCGGGGTCGGCCGGCTTCACTTCGAGTCCGAGTTCCCGGACGACGTAGCGGTACGTGCGGGCGATTTCGCTCTTCTCGACGCGCGATACTTCGGTGATCTCGTCGAGGCTCCGCGGGACGCCGGCCTGTCGCGCGGCGGCGTAGACAGAGGCCGTCGAGACGCCCTCGATAGACCGGCCTGGAAGCAGGTCCTCGTCGAGGGCCCGCCGATAGATGACGCTGGCCGTCTCACGGACGTTCTCGGGCAGCCCCAGCGCGGAGGCCATGCGGTCTATCTCGCCCAGGGCCTGCTTGAGGTTGCGCTCCTTGGAGTCACGGGTTCGGAAGCGCTCGTTCCACTTGCGTAGCCGTTGCATCTTCTGGCGCTGCTTGCCCGACAGGGAGTTGCCGTAGGCGTCCTTGTCGCGCCAGTCGATGTTGGTCGACAGCCCCTTGTCGTGCATCATGTTCGTCGTGGGGGCACCGACGCGGGACTTCTGGTCTTTCTCGCTGGAGTCGAACGCGCGCCACTCCGGCCCGCGGTCTATCTCGTCGGACTCGACGACGAGGCCACAGTCCTCACACACGGTTTCGCCGTGTTCGTCGTCGATGACCAGCGAGCCGCTACACTCCGGGCAGGCTGTCGCTTCCGACTCTGTCGATTCAGTCTCTTCTTCTCCGGTTCGCTTTCGCGTTCGTGTTTGCTCGTTCATTGGTTGCGATGGCGGGCGCTCACCGGGTACAGTACACTGCTGAGGAACCCGGAGGCAATCGGTAAAACTGAATCCGTTCGAAAGACATTTAAAAATTGTGGTATCGTCCGGTGGACGACAGTCTCACGTCACCTACCACCGGTTTACAGATGGTTGAGACCACCATTCAAATAATAACTATCATGAACCATCCGGTAGTTTCCCCGTCCATGCACGTCGCCATCGGGAGCGAGAATCCAGTGAAAGTGAACGCGGTCGAGCGCGTCGTCCCCGACGCCGAATCCGTCGCTGTCGCGGTCGAATCGGGTGTCCCCGAACAGCCCTGGGGCCGCGAGGAGACGGTCCGTGGCGCGGGCAACCGCGCGGACGCTGCGCTGGCGGCGACCGACGCCGACTACGGCGTCGGTATCGAGGGCGGCGTCGCCGAGCGCGCGGTCCCCGGCGGCGTGTGGCTCGTGATGTGGGCCGCCGTCACCGACGGTGAACGGACACAGTACGGCGCCGGCCCGTCGATTCTGCTCCCCGACCCTGTCGCCCAGCGGCTCCGTGACGGCGAGGAGCTGGGTCCCGCCCTCGACGACGAGCTGGGCCGGGAAGAACTCGGCAGACAGGAGGGTGCTATCGGCGTCTACACTGCCGGTCGGGTCGGCCGGACGGACGCGCTCGTCGATGCCGTGGCTGGTGCGTTCGGGCCGTTTCTGCGTGAGAGCGGTGACTAGCAGCGACGCAGCGTTGGATTACTACTATCACTGGTCTTGCCGAGAGTCAGAAGGTCCCACCCGTCGCCGGCCGGTCAATCAGTGCGGGATGGGACTGAAAGGGGCGAGTGGCTCCGGGAAGGCGGGCGACGCAAGCACCTGCTGGCGCGCAGCGAGCCCCCCGACCGGAGCCACTCGGGGCTTTCTGGCTGTTCAGAGACGAACTGCATTCACGATTAACAACTAGACCGACTCTATTCCTCGCTGCTCACGGGTCGCGTTGCTCCCCGTTCGCGTTCCCGAGGTTTCGCCCAGCGGGCGAAACCTCGCTAGTCGTCCGCTTCGGGCTGGATATCCTCGACGCTGCGGGACTCCTCGACGGCGGTCGTCAGGGAGACGTTGAGCCAGGCCATCGAGACGACGCCACCCAGGATGGTGACGGCGTTCTTGACGGCGTGGTCGACGATGGCGATGCTGAGCGCGGCCGTGACACCGACGGGTGTCAGCGGCGCGACGATGATGGTGAAGGCGCCCTCGTAGAGGCCCACGCCGCCGGGGGTCAGCGGGAGGACCTTCGCTAAGTTCCCGACACTGACCGCGAAGAAGCCGACGGCGACCAGCGACGGGGTCAGCGAGTAGCCAAAGGCCGCGAAGACGGCCAGCGCGGTCAGCACGTCCAGCGACCAGATAGCGAGGCTGCCGATGCCCACTCGGGCGAAAGCGGGGCCGTCGGCGGTCACGGTCTGGATGTCGGCGACGAACCCCTCGACGATGCCGGCGACGTAGTCGGCGTAGGAGTCGTCGGAGAGGCGCCCGATGGTCGCCCGGACGAAGTTGGCGTCGGTGCGGGCGCTGGCGACGATGGCGACGACGGCGCCGATGGCCGCGAGGCCGACACCTCCTGCCACGTAGACTGCGGTCTGGCCGCTCTGTGCGGTGTCGCCGCCGACCGCGTTGCCGGTGATCGCGGCGAGCAGTTCGCCGGCGCTCCCGGTGGCGGCCAGCCCCAGCATGACAGTGCCGGCAAGCACCGTGATGGTCAGCAGGTCGAAGACG is a window encoding:
- a CDS encoding DNA-methyltransferase, which produces METRHRAITGDARDLPLADDSVELVVTSPPYPMIEMWDDIFGALDPAIADALGAGDGDRAFSLMHDVLDTVWAELARVLAPGGIACINVGDATRSLADGFRQYPNHTEITNRVTDHGLRALPDILWRKPTNSGAKFMGSGMVPPNAYPTLEHEHILVFRNGKRRTLEPGADRRYESAYFWEERNEWFSDLWDLPGETQNIDDGLRDRSGAYPLEIPHRLVSMFSVRGDTVLDPFLGTGTTTLAAMVAGRNSVGIERDAELIGALDDRVDRVDDRSREIARERLDAHHEWVTKRRADGKEPGYEAEYYDFAVNTKQERRIRFYAVDDVERTDEGYRVTHTPVE
- a CDS encoding methyl-accepting chemotaxis protein → MATDFGSSGQDMAESDDTDKELGSAIDELLRTSENVSRSSQEISDLANQQSDNMREVAGEVSNLSATVEEVASSANQVQQVSERARELADRGRDVADDAIDAMEAVDEANEMVSEDVKQLRGRIDEIDEIVEVINDIADQTNMLALNASIEAARAGEAGEGFAVVADEVKSLAEESQQNATEIEQLVSNIKADTEDTVESIDEANDQVESGIDQVSETVEILRDIDESVKEAARGAEEVASATDEQAASTEEVASMVDMTAENAEEVANEIEEIAAANEQQTAKINEIQTLIDER
- a CDS encoding transcription initiation factor IIB translates to MNEQTRTRKRTGEEETESTESEATACPECSGSLVIDDEHGETVCEDCGLVVESDEIDRGPEWRAFDSSEKDQKSRVGAPTTNMMHDKGLSTNIDWRDKDAYGNSLSGKQRQKMQRLRKWNERFRTRDSKERNLKQALGEIDRMASALGLPENVRETASVIYRRALDEDLLPGRSIEGVSTASVYAAARQAGVPRSLDEITEVSRVEKSEIARTYRYVVRELGLEVKPADPESYVPRFASSLELSDEAEHRARQLLQNAKEQGVHSGKSPVGLAAAAVYAAALLTNEKTTQAAVSEVADISEVTIRNRYHELLEAEQDLPVA
- the yjjX gene encoding inosine/xanthosine triphosphatase — encoded protein: MHVAIGSENPVKVNAVERVVPDAESVAVAVESGVPEQPWGREETVRGAGNRADAALAATDADYGVGIEGGVAERAVPGGVWLVMWAAVTDGERTQYGAGPSILLPDPVAQRLRDGEELGPALDDELGREELGRQEGAIGVYTAGRVGRTDALVDAVAGAFGPFLRESGD